In Verrucomicrobiota bacterium, one genomic interval encodes:
- a CDS encoding alcohol dehydrogenase catalytic domain-containing protein, whose product MARETMNAWVYDNTGKDPDGVYIYRREVPMPRPAPGYVLLKVLGVSVCGTDEHLFRGDHPEVAPGTIPGHEYYGEVVELGKGAKGVKVGDRIAGESHYVVDGHVGDGVIGYMGPRTQEGKRIAAIAGAYAEYLTVPDYCCNTLPAGPLHTEFWPSLIEGMGNDYYIVHWIKQAGRLKGTIGVIGAGPHGLCSQLFAKELADEPVRIVSLEVSSYRRGFSRGFGVADFTVNSLDPHIKAIVAELTDGKGFDVVIDGAGVRREVLEFALDNTREGGCTVLFALYDDPTILVDGRKPNELIFDKIETAITHKGKRITVKGVTGREGIWRPLIELVHESSEIRRKVMSIVTVKGALEQLRDDTIHANPEVMKRAYRPFGG is encoded by the coding sequence CACGGCCGGCGCCAGGCTACGTGCTGCTCAAGGTGCTCGGCGTGTCGGTGTGCGGCACCGACGAACACCTGTTCCGCGGCGATCACCCGGAAGTGGCGCCGGGCACGATCCCGGGGCATGAGTATTACGGCGAGGTCGTCGAGCTGGGCAAGGGTGCCAAGGGCGTCAAGGTCGGCGACCGGATCGCGGGCGAGTCGCACTATGTCGTTGACGGTCACGTGGGCGACGGGGTGATCGGCTACATGGGCCCGCGGACCCAAGAGGGCAAGCGAATCGCGGCGATCGCGGGTGCGTACGCCGAGTATCTGACGGTCCCCGATTACTGCTGCAACACCCTGCCCGCCGGGCCGCTCCATACCGAGTTCTGGCCGTCGCTCATCGAGGGGATGGGTAACGACTACTACATCGTGCATTGGATCAAGCAAGCGGGGCGGCTCAAGGGGACGATCGGCGTGATCGGCGCCGGGCCACATGGGCTGTGCTCGCAGCTCTTCGCCAAGGAGTTGGCGGACGAGCCCGTGCGGATCGTCTCGCTCGAGGTGAGTTCGTACCGGCGCGGGTTCTCTCGCGGATTCGGCGTAGCCGACTTCACGGTGAACTCGCTCGATCCGCACATCAAGGCGATCGTCGCCGAGCTGACGGACGGCAAGGGCTTCGACGTTGTGATCGACGGCGCGGGCGTGCGGCGCGAGGTGCTCGAGTTCGCGCTGGACAACACGCGCGAGGGCGGCTGCACGGTGCTTTTTGCGCTCTATGACGATCCGACGATTCTCGTCGATGGGCGCAAGCCGAACGAGCTCATCTTCGATAAGATCGAGACGGCGATCACGCACAAGGGCAAGCGGATCACGGTCAAGGGGGTCACGGGGCGCGAGGGGATCTGGCGACCGCTCATCGAGCTCGTGCACGAGTCGAGCGAGATTCGACGCAAGGTGATGAGCATCGTTACGGTCAAGGGCGCCCTCGAGCAGCTCCGCGACGACACGATCCACGCGAATCCGGAAGTCATGAAGCGTGCCTACCGCCCGTTCGGCGGATAG